Sequence from the Solea senegalensis isolate Sse05_10M linkage group LG1, IFAPA_SoseM_1, whole genome shotgun sequence genome:
CAAGTTTGGTTACAATATGTTAAAGGGTTGCAGAGAAACtggcttacttcctgtttggtgacctCAACGTCATGTTTGAttggctgccacggccaagAATGCATTGGTGTGGCATGGTTGATGGTCTGGCTTTATTTCTACTTTGTTGCTGGacagcagtttttcttttcttttttgtttatgtttgttacagattacagataTTTGTATTCATGTAACTGTGATAGTGTAACAGAACAACTgtagtgttttcaaaataaaagtctgtttctgttcatccacactaaagaACAATCctagtgttttcaaaataaaagtctgtttctgttcatccacactaaagaACAACCCtggtgttttcaaaataaagtctgtttctgttcatccacactaaagaACAATCctagtgttttcaaaataagtcagtttctgttcatccacactaaagaACAACCCtggtgttttcaaaataaaagtctatttCTGTTCATTCACACCATAGAACAACCctggagttttcaaaataaaagtcagtttcTTTTCATCCAGGAACtggatgttttcaaaataaaaatctgtttctgttcatccacaccaAAGAACAACCctgttgttttcaaaataaaagtcagtttctgttcatccacactaaagaACAACCgtagtgttttcaaaataaaagtatatttcTATTCATTCACACCAAAGAACAACCCtggtgttttcaaaataaaagtgtgtttctgttcatccacccTAAAGAACAACCctggagttttcaaaataaatgtcagtttctGTACATCCACACTAAAGAACAATCctagtgttttcaaaataagtcagtttctgttcatccacactaaagaACAACCctagtgttttcaaaataaaagtctgtttctgttcaacCACACTGAAGAACAACCCtagtattttcaaaataaaagtctgtttctgttcatccacaccaAAGAACAACCccagtgttttcaaaataaaagtctgtttctgttcatccacaccaAAGAACAACCCTagtcagtttctgttcatccagaaactggatgttttcaaaataaaagtcagtttctgttcatccacaccaAAGAACAACCctagtgttttcaaaataaaagtcagtttctgttcatccagaaactggatgttttcaaaataaaagtcagtctCTGTTCATCCAGAAACtggatgttttcaaaataaaagtctgtttctgttcatccacacgaAAGAACAACCcaagtgttttcaaaataaaagtctgtttctgttcatccagaaactggatgttttcaaaataaaagtcagtctCTGTTCATCCACACCAAAGAACAACctagtgttttcaaaataaaagtctgtttctgttcatccacaccaAAGAACAACCctagtgttttcaaaataaaagtctgtttctgttcatccacactaaagaACAACCctagtgttttcaaaataaaagtccgtttctgttcatccacgtGAAAACACTACCCCATGTTACACACAGACTTTTCTCAAAGATCAAAGAAGGAGACAGCAGTTCCTTCAGTTCAAATccagaaaggaggaggagacatttGGTGCACATGAGGGTGTGTTTGCcctgtttgttctgtttctgtgttggaTCAGAACATCCAGAACAGAAGGATGAAAAGAAGGACAGGAGGAGACATTTAAACGTGGACAGACATAAAtaagacaaagacacatttatgatgTCAATCAGTTGCAGTTCACCCATGATTCACCTGGTGTAGATGACTGTATGCTAATTAGCTAAAGTAAATATCACGTGACAACATTTAGAGTCAAATAAAGACGTTTGTTATTAAAGTAACACAACGTTCATTTtgatttcttattatttatacaaacgtgtttaacattcattttcttacggaataaatgttatttattttctctgtctattgttattttacataaataataataacaatctttGTTTCCAATAGAATAAATGCACATGTGAGGTAAATGACACATATTTCTATAATGatacattatacatatacatatgcagtacatatatatgtatgcagtatatatatgtatatatatatatacatatatacagtatatatatatatacatatatatacatatatatgtatgcagtctacatgtatatacagtggTATGCAAAAGTTTAGGCACCCTTGtacattttcatgattttcctttataaatcattggttgtttggatgagaaatttcagttaaatatatcatataggagacaaacacagtgataattgagaagtgaaataaagtttatatgatttacagaaataattatttaaacaaGATTAGGCATATGCATAAATTCAGGcaccacaaaagaaaaatttaCTCACTATTTTGTGCATCCTCCTTTTGACTGCAAAAGGAGGATGCACAAAATAGTGAGTAAATCTTTCAGCCTCTAAATGCTTCCTATAGCTTCCAATTAGAGTCTGGATTCTGGCGGAAGGTATTTTGGACCATTCTTCTTCCAAAACATCTCCAGTTCAGTCAGGTTTGATGGTTTCCGAGCATGGACAGCCCACTTTAAATCACACCACAAATAATATTTAGGTCTGGGGACTGAGATGGTCATTCTAGAACGTTGTATTTGTTCCTCTGCATGGATGCCTTAGTAGATGCACAGTGACACCATCTGCAGCCAGATGACGTTGTAGGTGTTTGGACCTGGTCTGTGGGTTGACTGTGACTGTTCTcaccagagccggattaaataaatgggcTATAATAGGCAGACTGTATGTTTTGCCCCCCCcccatcgatgttatttatgaattgaaatctgaaacttaccaaagttactaataaaagtgaattcacattttacatagcgtagtctttgcttacgagttggttctttgtatgtcaaaataagtcatgtgtcgtatattaaacagtctatcagactattttttgatttttattaccgtatttatacCTTACTACAAGGCtttattaaatgctattaaatgatccttatcttatccattgtgagtgtcattgttaaggcagtagtaccagtaaagcatcaataggtgtcagcattgctatgtaaacaagaaaataagcaaataagataaatgttgtaagctattgcattttgcagaaaatcttagttaaatgtgttgattaaattgaatagtttaataggtagtcaaatatacaaagaccaatcaaatgtgcagtaagagaaactgtgctgttgtggttaagaggtttattttcatggacaagcatcacctctcttccatgttctggtattcagctcctggtctggactgttcagcagttttctccactggtctggatgtttctctggatggtttactgtgcagtgttgtttttggaagccattctagatttagtcttagttttagtcttttggactaaaacgcttattagtgttagtcacgtttcagtcatttctatagtgcactgtcacacataagtttgacatgaaatttcctccgccaGTGGTGCGCCGCAACCgactctagatcggcttggaagggcttggggcgaaggtggtttacagcgagCCCAGCCCAGACCTCGCcgcggacatgtgcactcgctgcggcttctcccgcccacctgcccccagcgcgactgtcgatcggagcagactgtcctcagaacACCCTGACAGCGTCGCATCATCAGGACAAGGACCGTAAATTGTCTTGAaacgcggaccaagtcatttttaggttttgattgtccctctgtctgggccccttgccaatcgggccctaggcacttgcctagtttgcctttgcgttaatccggctcgAGTTCTCACCATCCTTCGCCTATGCTTATCTGAGATTTTTCTTGGTCTGCCACTTCGGGCCTTAACTAGAACGGTGCCTGTGGTCTTCCAATTCCTCACAATCTTCCTTACAGTTGAAACTGAGAGCTTAAATCTCTGAGATAActttctgtatctgtattttcaggtcatttgagaGTTGTTTTGAGGCTCCCATGTTGCCACTCTTCAGAGAAGATGCAAAGAGGAGAAACACTTACAATTGGCCTCCTTAAATACCCTTTCTCATGATTGGAGTCACCTGTGtatggaggtcaaaggtcactgagtTCCAATAATCAGTGCTAAAGGTATTGAAATCAATAAAGTGACAAGGGTGCCTAAATGTATGCACATGCCTAATTTTGTTTGAATAATTCTAGCACACTTTCTGTAAATCATCtaaactttatttcacttctcaattatcactgtgtttgtgtcctatatgatatatttaactgaaatttcttatccaaacaaccaATGATTTATAAAGGAAAATCCTGAAAATTTACAGGGGTGCCCGAAATTTTGCATACCACTGTACATAAAtgtatgcagtatatatatatatattatatacacacacacacactgtgtgtatatatatatatatatataaataaacatatataaacacatgatAAAATCACTGTATCAGAAAGTACAAAATATGACATGGATAAAATGTTTCTCATTATAAAAACGAACACGAGAAAAACTAAAGTATACCTATGTGAGCCGCTGGTCCagtgctgcctcatgtggtcactttgtgttactgaggttaatCTCAACACATTTGAACGTAAGGATGAATTCAGTAAGTTGTTgataacatgtttatgtttgagtACGTTTGAAAATACTACTAAATAACAGAAGTACTTTCAGACGTTGTCcactagggctgggcgataacTCGTGTAAAAAATATAACTTTtagtccatatcgcccagccctaatgTCCATGACAGACACTAGAGTTGAAATACTTGAAATGAACATGATGAAGTCAGAAACATCGACGTCGTCTACGCGGTTAACGAAACATGTTGATTTGTCATGTGGATGTTGAGAGAACGTTTGTGAGTGAATTTCTTCCCACAGACGTCACAGTGAAACGGTTTCTCTCCGGTGTGGcgccacatgtggctcttcagGCTACAACTGATTATGAATCCTTTCCCACAGACGTCACAGTGAAACGGTTTCTTTCCGGTGTGGACCATCATGTGTCTCTTAACATCACTCTTTGTCATAAATCTtttcccacaaacatcacagctgcACGGTTTCTCTCTGCTGTGGACAACCATGTGTCTCTTAACATCACTCTTTGTTATAAATCTTTTCCCACAGACACCACAGATGaatggtttctctcctgtgtggatCAGCATATGCACATCAAGAGTACCTTTCCGTGTGAATCCTTTCCCACAGACGTCACAGTGAAACGGTTTCTCTCCAGTGTGGACCACCATGTGTGTCTTAACTTCACTCTTTGTTGTGAATCTTTTCCCACAGACGTCGCAGACAGGCGGTTTCTCTCCTGTAGAaactctctgtttgtgtctgtgaggcTGACGTTGGTCAGGAGCTCTGGTCTCCTTTTCATAATCCTCACTGTCTTCAGTCTCACACGAGTCTGAAGTCTCGTGGTCTTCTTTATCGGAGTGAAGATGATCATCTCCATCAGTGTCTGGAGGCTCTGCCTCTCTGCTGTCCTGAAGCTGTGAGGACTGAGGTTCGTCCTCATCGTCTTCCGTCTTCACGTGGACGATAGAGAGCGAGAACTTGTTGCCATGGACCTCCTGATTGGTCCAGAGatcttcctgttcctctttgATGTCAGGACTCTCTGGGTCATCTTCAGTTTTCACTTGAACAGTGAGTGAGAACTTTCCATCATCAGCCTCCTCCGTGTCATGaagctgctcttcctcctgaTTGGTCCACAGatcttcctgttcctctttaATGTGAGTATTCTTTGGCTCCTCCTGATCTGGACGGGTCATCATCTCAGTGTGAAGCTCTTCTTTGATCAGCGGCAGATGTTGGACGTctgcaggagacaaacacacacacacacacacacacacacaggaaataaaaacactgagaaaaaaacacctgctgttTTTCACCTGAGTCACAAGTGAAGAAGAGAAACATCTCAGTGAAACTCAGCTcaagcaacaataataataaatgtgttgattaaacattacattacattacatgtcatttagcagacgcttttatcaaaagcgacttacaatggaattgagtacaatcagccagggatggagtcaaacttgcaaccattgcgaccatgatgtctttcgcacacagggtactggtcttaaccactgagccactccacccaaaCCAACAGCTGATCAACAACTGATCTTTATTAAGTCTAATTATTGTTGATAAAcgtctttttaatgtttatcacaagtataataactgtgAGCCAAACTATCAAGTGAGTGACAGGGTGAATGAGGCAAACtagatttttaattttcaccaaaaaatcaataaaacccAGAAAATGAGTTCATTTGTCACAATATTAAAGTTTCTGTTAGTCTCATTTATGAAATGTTTAACGTTCCTCCACGTTCACCCTCATTCAGCCACATTCACCCTCATGCCaaccacatacacaaacagcatttaaataaaaacattatgtataaataaactaaatatgaaTCACGTGATCATCACAAATCTTTGTTAATAAAGTTttgaacaagaacaaacactTAGATAAGTGATAATCACAAATGATGACGTCACCGTCAGTCCATGTTAGCAAACAAAATATGTTATCATTCAAATAGTCACCTGTAGAACAGTCTGCTGGAGGGCGTCTGTTTTCACGCAGTCACTCCTGCTTCATCATTCTGTTCGTTAGCTTTGAGCCAAGCTAACGGCTAACACTGACCGTAAGTTCCTGTCCAGCTTCACCTATTCTGTTTCCAGCAGCTGTGTGAGCTAACAGAAGCCAACGCGCTCGATGCGGACCACATTCACCGCTGCTAACAGTGTTAGCCTGCATTAGCAGCGGTTCCGTATTTGAAAACGTGACGTAAATAAGTTAGAAACGCGTGACTTTAAAGACAGACTCGCTACAGTTTGTTGTTAGCGTCATCCCGAATAAACACGGAAGTACCGTCCGCGCACACGGCCCCGCCCACAGCGCGGACGGAAACTCACCAGGGTCAAAAGtgtccactgtttttttttaaaaattattctTAAcacaaagattgtttttttatttacacaaaacaaagtgagtgtgtgagagagtgtgagtgagagagtgagtgtgagagagtgtgtgtttgtttaattatttaaattattatcatcacttgtttttattgtggtttaaAAGTGAGTAAGAACTggaatgatgataatgatgatgaagaagaagctgctggaCCACATCAGTTAAAGGAGGACAGTGGcgactgacctctgacctgtggtgGAAAACAGTTGAATACCAGTTTAttgtattagttttatttattggtttaaaAAGGTCATTTTGTCACAGAAAAAATGACCgtgatgatttttttcttactttttgcctgattcctcattcattcataaatccACATTTCCTGAAGCtcaagacagaaataaaaactcaaaaaacgTTGATGTTTGTACgatgtttaaatgtgattttgagttttcttgcgtctactttttgtttttgttcatttatttttgtgtctttttactgAAAATTTGATCTTTAGTTTATTCTTTCTTATCTTCTCCTGTTTATCAActttagatttgttttatacTCTCACTGGTCCACACACGTCCACATCGATCGACACTGATGCATTTGTCCCTTTATTGTCCCTGGTGTAGATGACTGTATGCTAATTAGCTAAAGTAGATGTCCCGTGACAACATTTAGAgtcaaataaagacatttgttattaaagtaacacaatgatcattttaatttgttatttctacaaacatgttttacattcattttcttacggagtattttcataaacacttttttaaatcttatatattttctctgtctattgttattttacataaataataacaatcaatgtttccaataaaataaatgcacatgtgAGGTAAATGACAAATATTTCTATAATGctacattatatgtatatacagtatatgtatgcagtatatttatatatatatacatacatatccTAAcagacctaaaacaggaaaagtgattgtcttTTTGTaaagtgtatgtaaacttctggtttcaacagcatttatatatatatatatacatatatacgtatatatgtatatatacatatatacgtatatatgtatatacatacactgcctggccaaaataaaagtcaccacctggatttaactaagcaaacaGGTAAgaggttgctgcagttggtcaggtctaggttcagcaacatcatgtgaccaaagaatgaggtcagctgactacctgaatataatgaatgaccagattattccatcgatgcatttgtttcttccctgatgacatgagcatattccaagatgacaatgccaggattcatcaggctcaaatagtgaaagagtggttcagggagcatgagacatcattttcaccacagagtccagacctgaaccCCATTGAGagtctttgggatgtgctggagaaggctttgcagtagcttatggaaacaatgccacagtgaatgagtgccgtaatcaaagctaaaggcggtgaaccttttttttagggggcgacttttttttggccaggcagtgaatataaataaacatatataaacacatgatAAAATCACTGTATCAGAAAGTACAAAATATGACATGGATAAAATGTTTCTCATTATAAAAACGAACACGAGAAAAACTAAAGTATACCTATGTGAGCCGCTGGTCCagtgctgcctcatgtggtcactttgtgttactgaggttaatCTCAACACATTTGAACGTAAGGATGAATTCAGTAAGTTGTTgataacatgtttatgtttgagtACGTTTGAAAATACTACTAAATAACAGAAGTACTTTCAGACGTTGTCcactagggctgggcgataacTCGTGTAAAAAATATAACTTTTAGTCCATATCGTCCAGCCCTAATGTCCATGACAGACACTAGAGTTGAAATACTTGAAATGAACATGATGAAGTCAGAAACATCGACGTCGTCTACGCGGTTAACGAAACATGTTGATTTGTCATGTGGATGTTGAGAGAACGTTTGTGAGTGAATTTCTTCCCACAGACGTCACAGTGAAACGGTTTCTCTCCGGTGTGGcgccacatgtggctcttcagGCTACAACTGATTATGAATCCTTTCCCACAGACGTCACAGTGAAACGGTTTCTTTCCGGTGTGGACCATCATGTGTCTCTTAACATCACTCTTTGTCATAAATCTtttcccacaaacatcacagctgcACGGTTTCTCTCCGGTGTGGACAACCATGTGTCTCTTAACATCACTCTTTGTTATAAATCTTTTCCCACAGACACCACAGATGtatggtttctctcctgtgtggatCAGCATATGTACATCAAGAGTACCTTTCTGTGTGAATCTtttcccacaaacatcacagggaAACGGTTTCTCTCCAGTGTGAACCACCATGTGTGTCGTCAAAGAACtgttttgtgtaaatattttccCACAAATTTCACAGGAAATTGGTTTCTCTCCAGTGTGGACCACCATGTGTCTCTTAACTTCACTCTTTGTTGTGAATCTTTTCCCACAGACGTCGCAGACAGGCGGTTTCTGTCCTGTAGAaactctctgtttgtgtctgtgaggcTGACGTTGGTCAGGAGCTCTGGTCTCCTTCTCATAATCCTCACTGTCTTCAGTCTCACACGAGTCTGAAGTCTTGTTGTCTTCTTTATCGGAGTGAAGATGATCATCTCCATCAGTGTCTGGAGgctctgcttctctgctgtCCTGAAGCTGTGAGGACTGAGGTTCGTCCTCATCGTCTTCCGTCTTCACGTGGACAATAGAGAGTGAGAACTTGTTGCCATGGACCTCCTGATTGGTCCAGAGatcttcctgttcctctttgATGTCAGGACTCTCTGGGTCATCTTCAGTTTTCACTTGAACAACAGTGAGTGAGAACTTTCCATCATCAGCCTCCTCCGTGTCATGaagctgctcttcctcctgaTTGGTCCAGAGatcttcctgttcctctttaATGTGAGGATTCTCTGGCTCCTCCTGATCTGGACGGGTCATCATCTCAGTGTGAAGCTCTTCTTTGATCAGCAGCAGATGTTGGCCGTctgcaggagacaaacacacacacaggaaataaaaacactgagaaaaaaaacacctgctgttTTTCACCTGAGTCACAAGTGAAGAAGAGAAACATCTCAGTGAAACTCAGCTcaagcaacaataacaataaatgtgttgattaatcattacattacattaaatgtcatttagcagacgcttttatccaaagcgacttacaaaagtgcattttttttgcagtgcagttttttttttttgtcgttttagtcgaggtagagtcggaagaaatgtgtttttagtcgagttaatttgggagcgaggacagtgaacagtcttgagttctgcgagtgcctctgcgatcctctcagtgatggggcagcgagccggtttgccgatgcagagcggagtggagctgttgcagcaatgttggcagtgagggagagatggtcatcaagtgtcacacccaggttccttgcggtatgagaaggatttaccacagagttgtcgagggtgatcgTTAGGTCTAtggtgggagaaaaagaaacttagtcttgtcgagattgagtttcagatGATGGTCAGACGTCCAccgagagatgtcagtcagacaagcggagatctgTTCTGCTacgtgtgtcggagctgggaaaagagagaatgagttgggtgtcatcggcgtagctgtgataggaaaaaccttGAGAGTGAATacccgaaccaagagagttggtgtatagagagaagaggagagggcccaagacagaaccctgagggaccccagtagctagaggacagggttccgacacggatcctctccaggttactctgtatgttcggttttgaagataggacgagagtagggtaagtgcagagtctgagacacctagttcttgaagggaggaagtaaggatctggtggttaactgtgtcaaacgctgcagaaaggtccaagaggatgagcacagaggagagagaggcagccctggcagtgtggagttgctcagtgacagcaagaagtgcagtttcggtcgagtgacctgctttaaaaccagactgaagaggatcaagaaggttgttctggtgaaggtaggatgagagttgattaaagatagcacgctctagagttttggagagaaaaggaagaagagagacaggtctgtagttatttacttcagacgggtcaagggttttttttaaggaggggggtcactctggcctctttaaaagagtccggaaagcaaccagatgatagagatgtgttaatgaggtgggtgaggaaaggaagaagatcagaagcaattgactgaagaaggtgagaggggatagggtcaagggggcggGAGGTGGGgcaggttattagggaaagaacttgatcctgagatagaggagagaaagaggatagagaaggagctgaatgtgtggttggtagagtggtgagatcaggaggtggggttgagaaagaagagcgaatgtcatctaccttttttgtgaagtagttgacaaagtgaattggtagaagggaggaaggaggagggggggtggggggatcaaggaggttagagaagatagagaaaagttttttggggttagagaaagaggatttaAGTCTGAGAGAAAGAGGATTTAAGTCTTGagagaaagattgtttggctgcagagatagaggcagtgaaggtggagagaagagagtgataggaaagcagtcAGActgggctggggaggacttacgaacccgccgggaagtaagagaacagagagagtcaagagaggaggacagagtagagaggaaggtgtctgtggcagagttgggatgcatgagggagaaggagtcagttgaaggaagtgctgatagaacagttgaggacagagaggaaggagagagagagcgaatgttacgACGGACAAGttcaatatctgatgagatgagatcatcagattgggagagtgggagagagtaggaaatgaagaaatgatcagagacatgaagtggggttaccttgaggtcggaggtggagcagtttctggtgaagatgaggtcaaggtggttgccagctctgtgagttggtggagaaggagcaagtgagagagaaagagatgaaagaagaagaagtagatcagatgacttctctgactggatgttgaagtcaccaagaagaacaagtggtggaccattttcagggatgtttgagaggaggacatctagttcctccaaaaagtgtcccaatgggcctggtggacggtagatgacaacaatgatgagttttactgggtgagttatagttacagcatgaaattcaaacgactgtgaagagaagtgaggcagtgggtaaagagtgaaagtccagttggggttgatgagcagacctgtcccgccacctcttccagtggatctgggtgtgtgggtggaggagagagccacaggggtggctgtgttggagggtgttatccaagtctcagtgagagcaaggaagtccagacattgctcagtagcaaagccagagatgaactcagtcttgcgggtagctgactggcagttccacaggccccctgcaacaaggtgttggatgtgtgtggagcgggtgggatagataagtgaggaaaggttacggtgatgctgtgagtgattgtgaggtttgtaatatctatgagaagagacatgaacaggaatggaaaaaaggcACATATGTGAAAAAGTAGACAAAACACTTGCAgacaggtacttagcctcattagcctccttgttagactccggtttagactcctttgtctttgtcttcctgagtcttgactccggtttagactcctttgtctttgtcttcctgagtcttgactccggtctagactcctttgtctttgtcttcctgagtcttcgGCTAAGGAGTCTGCCgctgaagctgccgcttcaaagtgggtgctgctttttaaaagacacctgattaggtgcTGATTGATTGCAGCTGAGTGGCCACTCCCTCTAGCCAATGAT
This genomic interval carries:
- the LOC122769929 gene encoding zinc finger protein 239-like isoform X1, coding for MMKQERLRENRRPPADCSTDGQHLLLIKEELHTEMMTRPDQEEPENPHIKEEQEDLWTNQEEEQLHDTEEADDGKFSLTVVQVKTEDDPESPDIKEEQEDLWTNQEVHGNKFSLSIVHVKTEDDEDEPQSSQLQDSREAEPPDTDGDDHLHSDKEDNKTSDSCETEDSEDYEKETRAPDQRQPHRHKQRVSTGQKPPVCDVCGKRFTTKSEVKRHMVVHTGEKPISCEICGKIFTQNSSLTTHMVVHTGEKPFPCDVCGKRFTQKGTLDVHMLIHTGEKPYICGVCGKRFITKSDVKRHMVVHTGEKPCSCDVCGKRFMTKSDVKRHMMVHTGKKPFHCDVCGKGFIISCSLKSHMWRHTGEKPFHCDVCGKKFTHKRSLNIHMTNQHVSLTA
- the LOC122769994 gene encoding zinc finger protein 239-like; translation: MMTRPDQEEPKNTHIKEEQEDLWTNQEEEQLHDTEEADDGKFSLTVQVKTEDDPESPDIKEEQEDLWTNQEVHGNKFSLSIVHVKTEDDEDEPQSSQLQDSREAEPPDTDGDDHLHSDKEDHETSDSCETEDSEDYEKETRAPDQRQPHRHKQRVSTGEKPPVCDVCGKRFTTKSEVKTHMVVHTGEKPFHCDVCGKGFTRKGTLDVHMLIHTGEKPFICGVCGKRFITKSDVKRHMVVHSREKPCSCDVCGKRFMTKSDVKRHMMVHTGKKPFHCDVCGKGFIISCSLKSHMWRHTGEKPFHCDVCGKKFTHKRSLNIHMTNQHVSLTA
- the LOC122769929 gene encoding gastrula zinc finger protein XlCGF8.2DB-like isoform X3, whose protein sequence is MHGQHLLLIKEELHTEMMTRPDQEEPENPHIKEEQEDLWTNQEEEQLHDTEEADDGKFSLTVVQVKTEDDPESPDIKEEQEDLWTNQEVHGNKFSLSIVHVKTEDDEDEPQSSQLQDSREAEPPDTDGDDHLHSDKEDNKTSDSCETEDSEDYEKETRAPDQRQPHRHKQRVSTGQKPPVCDVCGKRFTTKSEVKRHMVVHTGEKPISCEICGKIFTQNSSLTTHMVVHTGEKPFPCDVCGKRFTQKGTLDVHMLIHTGEKPYICGVCGKRFITKSDVKRHMVVHTGEKPCSCDVCGKRFMTKSDVKRHMMVHTGKKPFHCDVCGKGFIISCSLKSHMWRHTGEKPFHCDVCGKKFTHKRSLNIHMTNQHVSLTA
- the LOC122769929 gene encoding gastrula zinc finger protein XlCGF8.2DB-like isoform X2, with the translated sequence MHFYGQHLLLIKEELHTEMMTRPDQEEPENPHIKEEQEDLWTNQEEEQLHDTEEADDGKFSLTVVQVKTEDDPESPDIKEEQEDLWTNQEVHGNKFSLSIVHVKTEDDEDEPQSSQLQDSREAEPPDTDGDDHLHSDKEDNKTSDSCETEDSEDYEKETRAPDQRQPHRHKQRVSTGQKPPVCDVCGKRFTTKSEVKRHMVVHTGEKPISCEICGKIFTQNSSLTTHMVVHTGEKPFPCDVCGKRFTQKGTLDVHMLIHTGEKPYICGVCGKRFITKSDVKRHMVVHTGEKPCSCDVCGKRFMTKSDVKRHMMVHTGKKPFHCDVCGKGFIISCSLKSHMWRHTGEKPFHCDVCGKKFTHKRSLNIHMTNQHVSLTA